In one window of Flavobacterium ginsengisoli DNA:
- a CDS encoding S-4TM family putative pore-forming effector yields the protein MNTIKTEQNASGKLKYLKAGRILYSRAKSAFGIQIIVTVGLTIIFSFLKLIPKDQLVFDLNACIGVAALVITCTEILYFNLYVSGLRTSGAKAQELFDCNVYSLTWNSINSGSKPEKYIIEHNSAQYIPDSKAPIENWYDIDLENLSRERAVLLCQETNLFYDTQLREHFKMANILVCVGLVVMSLFIAILSDIQVNSYITAVLLPVLPMIVLTLKIVMENRKSLAFSTELRKTVLQLKERPQDPTETELRSVQDKIFCSRKDSPLVPDWYYKWRRNSLEKLMKTNANTAD from the coding sequence ATGAATACTATAAAAACTGAACAGAATGCTTCAGGTAAACTGAAGTATCTTAAAGCTGGAAGGATATTGTATAGCAGGGCTAAATCTGCATTTGGAATCCAGATTATTGTAACGGTAGGCCTTACCATTATATTTAGTTTTCTGAAATTAATTCCTAAAGATCAACTGGTTTTTGATCTCAATGCCTGTATCGGTGTCGCCGCACTTGTAATTACATGTACCGAAATTCTTTATTTCAATCTGTATGTTTCTGGCTTGAGAACTTCAGGGGCTAAAGCGCAAGAGCTATTTGACTGCAATGTGTATTCCCTTACGTGGAATAGCATTAACTCGGGGTCAAAACCTGAAAAATATATTATTGAGCATAATTCAGCGCAGTACATTCCCGACTCCAAAGCTCCCATTGAAAATTGGTATGATATTGATCTTGAAAACCTTTCCCGTGAACGCGCCGTACTCCTCTGCCAAGAAACAAATTTATTTTATGATACGCAGCTCAGAGAGCATTTTAAAATGGCAAATATTTTAGTATGTGTGGGTCTAGTTGTTATGTCTCTTTTTATTGCTATTCTTTCTGATATTCAAGTTAATAGCTATATTACTGCAGTGCTACTTCCAGTACTTCCTATGATTGTCTTAACTTTGAAAATTGTAATGGAAAACAGAAAATCATTGGCATTCTCTACTGAACTCAGAAAAACGGTACTGCAACTTAAGGAAAGGCCGCAAGATCCCACGGAAACCGAACTGAGATCAGTTCAAGATAAAATTTTCTGTAGTAGAAAAGACAGTCCTCTAGTACCCGACTGGTATTATAAATGGAGAAGAAATTCACTTGAAAAACTGATGAAAACAAATGCAAATACAGCTGATTAA
- a CDS encoding DUF3892 domain-containing protein encodes MAEYRISGIWKNSDGVITHYAVHLRTKNADGKTYTIDKPMKMTKAAAVELLQRLGNTAKTYLWNYTAAGWFAGGDVHVVAGNPSFLRTSQDGTVRDNLLHLINYGYVY; translated from the coding sequence ATGGCAGAATACAGAATTTCAGGAATTTGGAAAAATTCCGACGGTGTCATCACCCATTATGCAGTCCACTTGAGAACAAAAAATGCAGACGGGAAAACCTATACCATCGATAAGCCAATGAAAATGACTAAAGCAGCTGCTGTAGAGTTGTTGCAAAGACTGGGCAATACGGCAAAAACATATCTTTGGAACTATACCGCTGCAGGCTGGTTCGCTGGAGGGGATGTGCATGTGGTGGCAGGCAATCCGTCATTCCTGAGAACTAGCCAAGATGGTACTGTGCGCGATAACCTGCTGCACCTGATCAATTATGGCTATGTTTATTAA
- a CDS encoding serine hydrolase domain-containing protein → MQMIFLKKTKIPQILFSILVLSSCGQNKKTATDTTQTVEDTLPKMKPLGAEKPVSQAYKNSVVGRINHFYNKNWPNNTMNGSFLVAKNGQILFERYNGFANKNEGSKITPETPVQIASVSKVLTATAVLKLVNAGKIDLDQKVNTILKTFPYEDCTIRMLLSHRTGMRNYAYFTDRDKSIWDRHNQLTNKDILNILATKDIGLESKTGTRFSYCNTNYAMLALIIEKITGLSYKEAMSEMIFKPLGMKNTYVFDDDKDRKKIVPSYKGNGVEIGFDYLDNVYGDKNVFSTARDLLKFDRARQSPDFLKPELLKQVYTGYSNERKGTKNYGLGIRMINWETGQNFYFHNGWWHGNTSSYITLMNEGVTIIALSNKMTRNTYAVRKLAPIFGDYPFNFKDEE, encoded by the coding sequence ATGCAAATGATTTTCCTTAAAAAAACAAAGATACCACAAATACTTTTTTCTATACTAGTTTTAAGTTCTTGTGGTCAAAACAAAAAAACAGCAACAGATACAACTCAGACAGTCGAAGATACATTGCCAAAAATGAAGCCGTTAGGAGCTGAAAAACCAGTTTCGCAAGCTTATAAAAATTCGGTTGTAGGTAGAATAAATCACTTTTATAATAAAAATTGGCCTAATAACACCATGAACGGAAGCTTCTTGGTTGCCAAAAATGGACAAATTTTATTTGAAAGATATAATGGCTTTGCCAATAAAAATGAAGGCAGTAAAATAACACCAGAAACACCGGTTCAAATTGCTTCTGTAAGTAAAGTTTTGACCGCTACAGCTGTTTTAAAACTAGTTAATGCTGGAAAAATTGACTTAGATCAAAAGGTCAATACTATTTTAAAAACTTTTCCATACGAAGACTGTACCATAAGAATGCTTTTAAGCCACCGCACAGGAATGCGCAATTATGCTTATTTTACAGATCGCGACAAATCTATTTGGGACAGACACAATCAATTGACCAATAAAGACATTTTAAATATTCTGGCAACAAAAGATATTGGTTTGGAATCTAAAACTGGAACCCGTTTTAGCTACTGCAATACCAACTATGCAATGCTAGCGCTTATTATCGAAAAAATTACAGGTTTAAGCTATAAAGAAGCAATGTCTGAAATGATTTTCAAACCTCTTGGAATGAAAAATACTTACGTTTTTGATGATGATAAGGATAGAAAAAAGATTGTTCCTTCTTATAAAGGCAATGGCGTAGAAATTGGTTTTGATTATTTGGATAATGTTTACGGAGATAAAAATGTTTTCTCTACCGCTAGAGATCTTCTAAAATTTGATAGAGCAAGACAATCTCCAGATTTCTTGAAACCAGAACTATTGAAACAAGTTTACACAGGCTACAGTAATGAGCGTAAAGGAACTAAAAATTATGGTTTAGGAATAAGAATGATTAATTGGGAAACAGGGCAAAACTTCTATTTTCATAATGGTTGGTGGCACGGAAACACCTCATCTTATATTACTTTGATGAATGAGGGCGTAACAATTATTGCACTATCTAATAAGATGACTAGAAACACTTATGCAGTTCGTAAATTAGCTCCAATCTTTGGAGATTATCCTTTTAATTTTAAAGACGAAGAATAA
- a CDS encoding outer membrane beta-barrel family protein, with protein sequence MKKIKFAVLLVFLFTSFYNYSQQGSPGGKNKVKVTGKVFEKVSKQPLEYATVSITAPNDTKVIAGGITNPKGEFEVAVAPGTYDIKVEFISFKATEIKGRSIKDDTNLGVVNLSEDAAQLNEVVVRAEKSTVEIKLDKKVYNVGQDMIVKGGSVSDVLDNVPSVSVDTEGNVSLRGSDNIRILIDGRPSQAINMAEALRQLPADAIDKVEVITNPSARYDAEGGSGIINIILKKGKNQGFNGTFIASTGLPETYGLSANLNYKTKKLNYFTTAGYNYRTTEGAGKTNSEYFNPDETIKNYLDEDRDTKRVRKGFNGRAGVEWTITPSTFWTNAINYQKNSGDDRDLINYYNYDAAHNYTGTSYRLNNADTGSENFEYTSNLIKNFNDKGHKLTADLSISRNTDDSFSEITASPNFNNTLNDQIQKQVLFQADYVLPLGKAGQFEAGYKGSFGDLNNEYYVTDNDGAKNPNLSNTLEYKENINALYTQYGFKVNKFSYLFGLRWEDTDIHVNLLDNSVFNTKKYNNLFPSAFISYEISDQSNFTASYSKRLTRPRGRFMNPAVNYSSNINIFQGNPDLDPSLTNKYDIGYIKKWNKVTFNTSAYFEDTKDVFSFVRSPTGDVVTPDGDVVTPAPGQTVEGTPVIKSMPINLGQEQKFGFEFTLNYTPFKWWRLNSNFNFFNVKTTGEHSYTDTQGNEIVQNLDNQANSWFARLNSKVTLPYKIDWQLTAMYNGEQKTAQGKNLGQFGMNTAFSKDVMKDKGTIAFNISDVFNSRKMRSYTYLDDVTSYSEFQFRKRQFNLSFTYRFNKPKSERDKNAQPKNDGGGEGGGDFLGNLC encoded by the coding sequence ATGAAAAAAATCAAATTTGCAGTATTACTTGTATTCTTATTTACAAGTTTTTACAATTACTCTCAGCAAGGAAGCCCTGGAGGCAAAAACAAAGTTAAAGTCACCGGAAAAGTTTTCGAGAAAGTAAGCAAACAACCGTTAGAATACGCTACCGTTTCGATTACTGCACCTAATGACACAAAAGTAATTGCAGGAGGTATTACCAATCCAAAAGGAGAATTTGAGGTTGCTGTTGCGCCTGGAACTTACGATATTAAAGTTGAGTTTATTTCGTTTAAAGCAACTGAAATTAAAGGAAGAAGCATTAAAGACGACACTAATTTAGGCGTAGTAAATTTGTCGGAAGACGCTGCGCAACTAAATGAAGTTGTTGTTCGTGCCGAAAAATCAACTGTTGAGATTAAACTAGACAAAAAAGTTTACAACGTTGGTCAAGATATGATTGTAAAAGGCGGAAGTGTAAGCGATGTTTTAGACAACGTTCCATCTGTCTCTGTTGATACTGAAGGGAATGTAAGTTTAAGAGGAAGCGACAATATTCGTATTTTAATTGATGGAAGACCTTCGCAAGCTATAAATATGGCAGAAGCATTAAGACAGCTTCCTGCAGATGCAATTGACAAAGTTGAAGTAATCACTAATCCATCAGCACGTTATGATGCCGAAGGTGGTTCTGGAATCATCAATATCATTCTAAAAAAAGGTAAAAATCAAGGTTTCAACGGAACTTTTATTGCTTCAACAGGTCTACCAGAAACTTATGGTTTAAGTGCCAATTTGAACTATAAAACTAAAAAATTAAACTATTTTACAACTGCTGGATACAACTACAGAACTACAGAAGGAGCTGGTAAAACAAATTCTGAATATTTTAATCCAGACGAAACAATAAAAAATTACTTAGATGAAGACCGTGACACAAAACGTGTTAGAAAAGGTTTTAACGGAAGAGCTGGTGTTGAATGGACGATAACTCCATCTACATTTTGGACAAACGCTATCAACTATCAAAAAAATTCAGGAGACGATAGAGATTTAATTAATTACTACAACTACGATGCTGCACATAATTATACAGGAACATCTTATCGTTTAAACAATGCAGATACTGGAAGCGAAAACTTTGAGTATACTTCTAATTTAATTAAAAACTTTAACGACAAAGGACACAAACTTACTGCAGATCTTTCTATTTCAAGAAACACAGACGACAGCTTTAGTGAAATTACTGCTTCACCAAATTTCAATAATACATTAAATGATCAAATCCAAAAACAAGTTTTGTTTCAAGCTGATTATGTATTGCCTTTAGGAAAAGCTGGACAATTTGAAGCGGGTTATAAAGGAAGTTTTGGCGATTTGAATAACGAATATTATGTAACAGATAATGATGGAGCAAAAAATCCAAATTTATCAAATACATTAGAGTATAAAGAAAACATTAATGCTCTTTATACACAATATGGTTTTAAAGTAAATAAATTCTCTTATTTATTTGGTTTAAGATGGGAAGACACAGATATTCATGTGAATTTATTAGACAATAGCGTTTTCAATACTAAAAAATACAACAACTTATTCCCAAGTGCTTTTATTAGTTATGAAATCTCAGATCAAAGCAACTTCACTGCAAGTTACAGCAAACGTTTGACTAGACCTAGAGGACGTTTCATGAATCCTGCTGTGAACTACTCAAGCAACATCAATATCTTTCAAGGAAATCCAGACCTAGACCCTTCTTTAACAAACAAATATGACATTGGTTATATCAAGAAATGGAATAAAGTAACATTCAATACATCTGCCTATTTTGAAGATACAAAAGACGTTTTCAGTTTTGTGAGATCTCCTACTGGTGATGTTGTAACTCCTGATGGTGATGTAGTAACTCCAGCACCAGGTCAAACGGTTGAAGGTACGCCTGTTATTAAAAGTATGCCTATTAACTTAGGACAAGAGCAAAAATTTGGTTTCGAATTTACATTAAATTACACACCATTCAAATGGTGGAGATTAAACAGTAACTTCAACTTTTTTAACGTAAAAACAACTGGAGAACACAGCTATACAGATACGCAAGGAAATGAGATTGTTCAAAATTTAGATAATCAGGCTAATTCTTGGTTTGCAAGATTAAACTCTAAAGTAACGCTTCCTTACAAAATTGACTGGCAGTTAACTGCAATGTACAACGGAGAACAAAAAACAGCTCAAGGTAAAAACTTAGGCCAATTTGGAATGAATACTGCTTTCAGTAAAGATGTAATGAAAGATAAAGGAACGATTGCTTTCAATATTAGCGACGTTTTCAATTCAAGAAAAATGAGATCTTATACTTATTTAGATGATGTAACTTCATATAGTGAATTCCAGTTCCGTAAACGTCAATTTAATTTATCGTTTACTTACCGTTTCAATAAACCGAAAAGCGAAAGAGATAAAAACGCACAGCCTAAAAATGATGGCGGCGGAGAAGGTGGCGGAGATTTCCTGGGTAATCTCTGTTAA
- the arsC gene encoding arsenate reductase (glutaredoxin) (This arsenate reductase requires both glutathione and glutaredoxin to convert arsenate to arsenite, after which the efflux transporter formed by ArsA and ArsB can extrude the arsenite from the cell, providing resistance.): MIQIYHNPRCGKSRNCLAFIEKSNQDFEIIPYLTETPTFEQLKTLLGQLNLEPIQLIRTKEKIWIENFKGKTLSNDEIINAMVENPILIERPIVVKDGKAIIGRDPDLVASFLD; this comes from the coding sequence ATGATACAAATTTACCATAATCCGAGATGCGGAAAATCAAGAAACTGCCTTGCTTTTATTGAAAAATCGAATCAAGATTTTGAAATCATACCTTACTTAACCGAAACTCCAACTTTTGAACAGCTTAAAACATTATTGGGACAACTAAACCTTGAACCAATTCAGCTTATTAGAACCAAAGAAAAAATCTGGATCGAGAATTTTAAAGGCAAAACTTTGAGCAATGATGAGATTATTAATGCAATGGTAGAAAATCCTATTTTAATTGAACGTCCGATTGTCGTAAAAGACGGAAAAGCCATAATTGGCCGTGATCCTGATTTAGTTGCTTCTTTTTTAGATTGA
- a CDS encoding CPBP family intramembrane glutamic endopeptidase, protein MFLEQGIKPENKFWKYLLGSVFIISASFVGQIPISATVFYKTFTEHIAFPTTNEGIMTMFDSNTTLFLVMISFVFAFAGIYFVVKFIHHQTLLSITTSRSKVDWKRIWFSFFLWAFFSLLSFLFVYLRSPEQFVLQFKLVPFLILVILGFILIPIQTSTEEYVFRGYLMQGFANLAQNRWFPLLMTSVIFGSMHWTNPEVGKMGNIIMIYYIGTGLFLGIITLMDEGMELALGFHAANNLVGALLVTSDWTVFQTNSIFKDLSEPSAGIDVILPVVVIYPILLFIFSKKYGWTNWKERLTGNINNVELKA, encoded by the coding sequence ATGTTTTTAGAGCAAGGGATTAAACCTGAAAATAAATTTTGGAAATATCTTTTAGGATCTGTATTTATTATTTCGGCATCTTTTGTTGGGCAAATTCCAATTTCAGCGACTGTATTTTATAAAACGTTTACAGAGCATATTGCTTTTCCGACTACCAACGAGGGCATTATGACCATGTTCGATTCAAATACCACGCTTTTTTTGGTTATGATTTCTTTTGTTTTTGCTTTTGCAGGGATTTATTTTGTTGTAAAATTTATTCATCATCAAACCTTATTGTCGATTACCACTTCAAGATCTAAAGTAGATTGGAAACGAATCTGGTTTTCTTTCTTTTTATGGGCATTTTTTTCATTGCTTAGTTTTTTGTTTGTCTATTTAAGGTCTCCAGAGCAATTTGTATTGCAATTTAAGTTAGTGCCTTTTTTAATATTAGTCATTTTAGGATTTATTTTAATTCCGATTCAAACGAGTACGGAAGAATATGTTTTTAGAGGATACTTAATGCAGGGATTTGCCAATTTGGCTCAGAACAGATGGTTTCCGCTCTTAATGACTTCTGTTATATTTGGTTCAATGCACTGGACAAATCCAGAAGTTGGCAAAATGGGAAATATTATTATGATTTATTATATAGGAACTGGATTGTTTCTAGGTATTATAACATTAATGGATGAAGGAATGGAATTGGCACTCGGTTTTCATGCCGCAAATAATCTTGTAGGTGCATTATTGGTTACCTCAGATTGGACTGTTTTTCAAACCAATTCTATATTTAAAGATCTTTCAGAACCTTCAGCAGGAATAGATGTAATTCTTCCTGTTGTAGTTATTTATCCTATTTTACTTTTTATTTTTAGTAAAAAATACGGATGGACAAATTGGAAAGAAAGATTGACAGGAAACATTAATAATGTCGAATTAAAAGCTTAA